Within the Platichthys flesus chromosome 16, fPlaFle2.1, whole genome shotgun sequence genome, the region AAAGAACCTGTAAACCCATCACGTGTGTTCTATTCCATAGGATTGTTAGGATTTCCTCACACGTAACGACGAGGAACACATCATCATTATTGTGGTTTGTATTCCCTGCTTGCCATGCCGTGTTTAAGATCAATGCTATTCTCTGAGACGGATCATCAATCAGATGAGCTGACACTCGTGAGCAGATTCCGTCTCTTGAAGACAAATCGACCAGAAGTGAGATGAATGTATTTCCGCGTCTCACACGAAAGCGAGAAGCACTCAAGGTTATTCAGACTTGTTACCAATTTTCTGCACTTTCTTCATGTCACTGTCCGATGTGTGTAGAAACAAAAGGAGTAGACATTGACATTCCGTTGGTCCATAAAAAGTTTGACCCTCttcatgttttacttttgttctgtttgtttgtgtgtatctgcacAATTCATTGTCTCTTTACACTGTACGACTTGAATCAACTGCAGCGTCTGATACGTAGATACACAAACATGGGAACGTTTGTTCTGCTGATACTGAAAGAATTGGGTGCTGAAGCACTGTCATTTAAAAGGGGAATTTACATCTGTGTAATGTATTGTACTATGGAACTGACCTAGTCAACTGTATTTGTGTCGCaattctttttaattaaataaagctCTATGCACATGGAAGCAAACATCTGAGTCAGGTCCTGTTTTTCCACCAGCGCAGACTTTACACTTTTCTGAATCTGTTTTCTGCACACACGCCACCAGAGAACAGAGATGTCTGGTTCAACTCCAAGAGAATCctattgtttatttctctttttgttgtaTTGACACGTGTGGATCATTGTCAAACATGTATTGCAGCTTTTTTCAAACGGACTCATTTATAGCAAATTAAGtttatcagtaaaatgtacccTCCTTGTTTGAGGTAACAGTTGATGACACTGATGACCATCAACAGCAGTAGCAGCTTGACACACTTTAGTACTTGTAGAAcatatctgtgaagattctcagttaTCTAGGTCATGGTATCTGAAGGAGTTGTTCATTTGTACCCAATAACCCACAGAGGTTAATTACCTGAAACCTCCCTCGGCCTCTTGGAGGAGCGAAACGACTTTCTGAAAATTCTGCAGCCATAAACCAACCACCCTGAACTagttctctgctgctgtcactcatGAACTTGTAGAGACACATGCTcgcacgcccacacacacactccaacttAACTAGCTTTGTTTCAAATAGATGTCAGGCTCAGCTCTGACACAATTAATATTGTCATATTTCAATTTTTCGAATTATTCTTCtataaaactaaaaatatttgGCTCAATGTCAAATATATTCTGCAACTTTTGTCGAATGGAGTTTATTATTGAAATAAGCCATTGTTATTGCTCCTTTCTGTGTTCTAAacattaaaggtccagtgtgtaaggtTCAGGTGAAAGTGATCTATCCACAGAAAGCGAATATAAaatagaatgagccctttatatttaaatacaccatgttttcatcaggagcgggtcctctctatggaggccaccatgtttgtTACGGTCcttcaaactggacaaactaaatactttttgagtttttatgacaactgaaggctgccaccggttctctatcatgtttggaaggggagggggtgaggtgaggggtgttcagctgcaacaggCAAGTAAGAAAGAATGTGGCCCAAGCTTTGGCCCAGCAGCACAATTTGAATATTGGACATTCCTCAGAGATCAGTGCACATAAAGTTCTCACAGTACATGAACACTGCTGAAgttggaaaatggaaaaatgctAATTTCTTTCTGCTCAAAATTTGAAGCGCATTTGTTCTATATccagtttctctttgttttctttcttaacGTCCTCAGGCCTTAAAACGTGACTTCAAACAAACTGTCTgagaatttaaattaattatatgGTTGAAATCACAGCTTGTCAACAACCTGCGgtgaaaaaggtttattttttattacagaCATCAGACCAGTCACGAGCACAATCaataaagaatacaaattcAGTGAAAAcccaacaataataacaacaaacatatttaattaaTCGAATATAAGCAGCTCAGCGACCTAAATAACACCagcaaaataaaagtgacaaaaatattttttgttgttgctgctatagttgttgctgttgttgcttttgttgctacagtttgttgttgttgtttaacagAGGATGCACGTTTCCGGTGCGCCAGGGGAGCACCGGATGAGCGTTCATGTCACAGGTGACGTCAGGCAGAGGCTCATCACAGaagtgagaggagaaggaggaggaggaggagggagagtaaCACGACGGCTCACACTATATTTCAAGTTATTGAGCAGAGAACAGCGTTGCCACTTCACGGAGGAGAGAACCACAGCAGAACATCGACTGAACCAATGGCTGTTGTGGAGGACTTGTTGTTCTCCCTCGTCTCCGGCCCCACCACTCTGCTGGCCGCTGCTGTTGTGCTCCTCGTCCTCTGCCTCGTCTCCAGCCGCCTCAGCCCGGGTGAAGCGGCGAGGGGTCCCCCGGGGCCGAGGCCTCTGCCCCTGCTCGGCAACGTGCTGCAGCTGGATCTCAAGAGACCCTACAGGACCCTGTGTGAGGTGAGACGAGGCCTCCTGCTCCAACACATCCCTTCTTACACCTCTGCTTTCATATATATAcgagcttgtgtgtttgtcacatgTGTGACGGTGTTTTGGTTTGGAATTCACTttttcatctttgtgttttacCCAACAAGAAGAAAAGGACTAAATAAACTCGTTGTCCGTTTCCTAACTGAACTTATTGGTGTAAGGGGAGGATCGATAACATACAATATTAACCCAgcttcacatttatttttggagacattcacaacaacaataataaatcaattaataCAAACGTTATGTTTTAACCTGTGGGTGGCAAAGAGAAGGACTCAAGAAACCTGGGGTCAGTTCCTAGCTGAATTAATTTGTGGTTTCtggtttaaaaagtgtttttagttttaagaCGTTATTTTCTAATTCGAGCTTAATTTGGAATTTTGCTTcaagtataaataaaatgaaataccTTAATTTTTAATACCTTATTGACATAAATAATTTGTCATTCACAAAGGGAAATACACAGCTTCTTCTAACCATATTTGAATCAGCATGTagacaaacaattaaaaaaaaaaaaaacacgcagacagaagagacagtggTGACAGTtataaaataacacacacagggataaaCCATCACAACACAATACCAAGTCTTAGTACAGTCAAAATTCTTCTCAAAGACAGGCAGCTAAGGGGGGCCACATAGTGTTGTTGATAATATATGAGGCAAGAAGAGCTCCTTATATACACAGGTCATCTCATTATTCAGGGATCATCCACATGCTACAGTTTGTCGACCACCACAGGTCATCTATTTGGGACTTTTGTGTTATTTCAGCTTTCAGAGAAATATGGCTCAGTGTTCACTGTTTACTTTGGACCTGATAAAGTGGTGGTGCTGGCTGGATACAAGGCGGTCAAGGAGGCTCTGGTCAGCTTCTCAGAGGAGTTTGGAGACCGATACATCCACCCCATGTTTTATGACTTGAATCAAGGTCATGGTAAGGTCAACACTTGATTATTTCTTTTCCTCATAGGCACAAAAGCAAAATCCTTGGAAATTCTGGATGACCATGtgtgtgatttgatttaaaaggaATCATTTTTGCAAACGGAGAGTCGTGGAAGGAGATGAGGCGTTTCGCCCTCTCCACCCTGAGAGACTTCGGGATGGGCAAAAGAGTAATCGAGGATAAAATCGTGGAGGAGTGCCAGTTCCTGATCCAGATGTTCGAGGAGCACAAAGGTATTGAGTTAATGTAAGAACCTGACAAAATGTTCTGATGtgccaaaacaacaaatgtaacGTATTTTGCTTCCTGTCTCCGGTAGGGAAACCTTTTGATACAGCAAATCCATTAAATTATGCCACGTCCAACATCATCTCTTCCATCGTGTACGGGAGCAGATTTGAATATAACGACCCTCAGTTTCAAAACCTGGTGAAAAGATCGAATGAAAGCATTCGGTACAGCGGCGCCGCTTCAATCCAGGTAAAgctcatgttgttttattttaatcagtTCTGATCAAAGGGGTTGTGATCGTCAGCAGTGATGACAGATGTGATCTTGTTTGTATGTTGACACATCAGGACGTGACTAAAAAGGAGAATCGCCTCAAATGATGTAGGATACAAATAACTTGTAGCATCAGTTTACAGTTGCTTTGGGAATTTTTGAAGTTGAAGTGttgaaaagtaaaatatttatgtaCTGCAGTTAATAAGCTCTCTTTATTTGTATCACCCCTGCCAAGGACGTCCGTTCACAGGattatgcacaaacacaaagaacaatTTTATTGAAACTTGTTACCAGGACAATTTATAGGCCAAGAAGGACTCCCCTTAAAATTGGGTGCAGaattctttttttcccactttccctaaaattgtgatttttttttttttttttttaaccattttcaCAGGGATGGATTCATAAAAGAGTAATACAGgcatatttatttgattaatgtctatgtgtgttttatatttggtgtagcttgattgaatttaaagagaactattgggccttggtgtATGTGCTATGCTGACTTCCATTCTATTTCTTTCATGAGCCTTAACACTTCATGTGGCCGATGCTCAATGTGTTTAACAAACAGCAACAGATTTGTTGAGAACTGTCTGAAATCATCTCTGTTGTCTTTTTACTGTTGTGCCACAGATGTACAACATGTTTCCCAGGTTGTTGGGTTGGATAAGAACCCGGCAGCTCATATTACAAAATCTCCACTCGAGCATCAGGGATGTGAGAGACTTAATCAAGAAACTGAGAGAGACGCTGAACCCAAACTCCTGCAGGGGGTTCGTGGACTGTTTTTTGGTTCGGACACAGAAAGAAGAGGTGGGATGCCATTTTCAAAaatcattcatgttttttatcaGATACAGAATAAGGTTGTGGCCCAcgaatattttataataatctgtggcttttctttctctcaggaCTCTTGTGTTACAGACACTCACTACAATGAGTTAAACTTACTTTTTTCGATAACGAACTTGTTTGCTGCTGGAACTGACACCTCTGCAAGTACACTCAGATGGGGTTTGCTGTTTATGGCCAAATATCCCCATTTACAAGGTAAGATGAAGTATGTATGTTTTAACCTGTGGCTTCCTTGAAAAGCCTTTTAGTTTTGGTTGTGTAGAAGCTGTCTAAAGACATTAACATCT harbors:
- the LOC133970636 gene encoding cytochrome P450 2K1-like, whose amino-acid sequence is MAVVEDLLFSLVSGPTTLLAAAVVLLVLCLVSSRLSPGEAARGPPGPRPLPLLGNVLQLDLKRPYRTLCELSEKYGSVFTVYFGPDKVVVLAGYKAVKEALVSFSEEFGDRYIHPMFYDLNQGHGIIFANGESWKEMRRFALSTLRDFGMGKRVIEDKIVEECQFLIQMFEEHKGKPFDTANPLNYATSNIISSIVYGSRFEYNDPQFQNLVKRSNESIRYSGAASIQMYNMFPRLLGWIRTRQLILQNLHSSIRDVRDLIKKLRETLNPNSCRGFVDCFLVRTQKEEDSCVTDTHYNELNLLFSITNLFAAGTDTSASTLRWGLLFMAKYPHLQDKVQEELSRVIGGRQVRVEDRKNLPYTDAVVHEIQRKANIVPMSIPHKTSRDVTFQGYFIKAGTIVFPLLTSVLADESEWETPHTFNPSHFLDNEGKFIKRDAFMPFSAGRRVCPGESLAKMELFIFFASLLQCFCFTPPPGVEEDELDLTPAVGFTLSPLPHELCAARRQ